One window of the Carassius auratus strain Wakin chromosome 20, ASM336829v1, whole genome shotgun sequence genome contains the following:
- the dtl gene encoding denticleless protein homolog isoform X1 — protein sequence MTLFHHVIDRGVIKKRCNAGQRGLYPLSSLLDGYQCARRDEHISYGASATAVPPFGCTFSSAPAQQNSLAAANEEGFVTIFSTGEKQSSVLKEWQAHDNAVFDIAWVPGANRLVTASGDQTARLWDVITGDLLGTFKGHQCSLKSVAFSKQEKAVFSTGGRDGNIMIWDTRCSKKDGFYRQVKQISGAHMKPEKYTPQTKKRRGMAPPVDSQQGVTVVLFCDENKLISSGAVDGIIKMWDLRKSYTAYYQNPLPLQAYPYPGSCTRKLGYSGLSLDSTGSRLFSNCTDDNIYMFDISGLKTTPVAVFSGHSNSSFYVKSSVSPDDQFLASGSSDHHAYIWKISDPKQAPMMLQGHSQEVTSVAWCPTDFTKIASCSDDNTVRIWRLNRRPDGENSSNRDPNLVGWTLRKIQSPPRAPSPYSPVEVTPAKGPGSERVVSLASPQPAACAPTGADLPLPSNTSAPSAKVSSPKMPSSIQQWISRGVSPLRKVLTPVLQGPSSECRAKRRLETGDGSGLGEESDGVSELYPDVKRSRISESTQNEKADLFSLQTEERLSSAGQAGTGKENSSPRTDWLSVISQRFKGSAQPKSPNGSSKRHDARTHSSPAAVSPCPIRVVSPPPTKKASPSRPIKKISCYFVKRSQD from the exons ATGACTCTTTTCCACCATGTTATTGATCGAGGCGTTATTAAAAAAAGATGTAATG CAGGTCAGCGTGGGCTCTATCCGCTGTCCTCTCTGCTGGACGGGTACCAGTGCGCGCGACGGGACGAACACATCTCATACGGAGCCTCGGCTACTGCTGTGCCGCCGTTTGGATGCACATTTTCCTCCG CTCCTGCTCAACAGAACAGCCTCGCTGCTGCAAACGAGGAAGGGTTTGTGACCATCTTCAGTACTGGAGAAAAACAGAGCTCTGTGCTGAAAG AGTGGCAAGCACACGATAATGCGGTGTTTGATATTGCCTGGGTTCCTGGTGCAAACCGCTTG GTAACTGCATCTGGTGACCAAACGGCCCGTCTGTGGGATGTTATTACTGGTGACCTGTTAGGAACATTTAAAGGACATCAGTGCAGTCTCAAATCAGTGGCTTTTTCCAAGCAAGAGAAag CTGTTTTTAGCACTGGAGGCAGAGATGGGAACATAATGATTTGGGACACAAGATGCAGTAAAAAAG ATGGTTTCTACAGGCAGGTAAAACAGATCAGTGGTGCCCACATGAAACCTGAGAAATACACGCCCCAAACGAAGAAACGGCGTGGGATGGCGCCTCCTGTG GACTCCCAGCAGGGTGTGACGGTGGTTTTGTTCTGCGATGAGAACAAACTCATCTCCTCAGGAGCAGTAGATGG GATCATTAAAATGTGGGATTTGCGGAAGAGCTACACTGCATACTACCAGAACCCGCTCCCTCTGCAGGCCTATCCTTACCCGGGCTCCTGCACACGCAAACTAG GTTACTCTGGTCTGTCACTGGACTCCACTGGCTCCAGACTGTTCTCCAACTGTACAGATGACAATATCTACATGTTCGACATCAGTGGTTTGAAAACAACTCCAG TTGCTGTGTTCAGCGGTCACAGTAACTCCTCGTTTTATGTGAAGTCCAGTGTCAGTCCAGATGACCAGTTCCTGGCCAGTGGTTCAAGTGACCATCATGCTTATATATGGAAG atTTCAGACCCGAAACAAGCTCCCATGATGCTTCAAGGCCATAGTCAGGAAGTCACATCAGTGGCCTGGTGCCCCACTGATTTCACCaag ATTGCGTCCTGCTCTGATGACAACACTGTTAGGATCTGGCGCTTGAATCGCAGACCAGACGGAGAAAACTCATCGAACCGAGATCCAAACCTCGTAGGCTGGACACTTCGTAAAATCCAGTCACCACCCAGAGCACCTA GCCCTTACAGCCCTGTTGAAGTCACTCCAGCCAAAGGTCCTGGATCCGAGAGGGTCGTCTCTCTGGCTTCACCCCAGCCTGCTGCTTGTGCCCCCACGGGTGCTGATTTACCCCTGCCATCAAACACATCTGCACCTTCGGCCAAGGTCAGCAGCCCCAAAATGCCCTCGTCCATCCAGCAGTGGATCAGCCGTGGTGTATCTCCCCTTCGTAAGGTGCTCACACCTGTCCTCCAGGGCCCTTCCTCTGAATGCCGCGCAAAGCGGCGACTGGAAACAGGTGATGGGTCTGGTTTGGGAGAGGAGAGTGACGGGGTGTCTGAACTGTATCCTGATGTAAAGAGGAGCAGGATTTCAGAAAGCACACAGAACGAGAAAGCTGATCTATTCAGTTTGCAAACAGAGGAGAGGCTCAGCTCGGCTGGACAAGCTGGCACTGGCAAAGAGAACAGCTCTCCGAGGACTGATTGGCTTTCTGTGATCAGCCAGAGATTTAAAGGATCAGCTCAACCAAAAAGCCCCAACGGCAGCAGCAAACGACACGATGCAAGAACACACAGCTCTCCA gcaGCAGTATCACCATGTCCAATAAGAGTCGTCTCTCCACCACCAACCAAGAAAGCATCACCATCCAGACCCATTAAAAAAATCTCTTGCTATTTTGTGAAAAGAAGCCAAGACTGA
- the dtl gene encoding denticleless protein homolog isoform X2 encodes MTLFHHVIDRGVIKKRCNGQRGLYPLSSLLDGYQCARRDEHISYGASATAVPPFGCTFSSAPAQQNSLAAANEEGFVTIFSTGEKQSSVLKEWQAHDNAVFDIAWVPGANRLVTASGDQTARLWDVITGDLLGTFKGHQCSLKSVAFSKQEKAVFSTGGRDGNIMIWDTRCSKKDGFYRQVKQISGAHMKPEKYTPQTKKRRGMAPPVDSQQGVTVVLFCDENKLISSGAVDGIIKMWDLRKSYTAYYQNPLPLQAYPYPGSCTRKLGYSGLSLDSTGSRLFSNCTDDNIYMFDISGLKTTPVAVFSGHSNSSFYVKSSVSPDDQFLASGSSDHHAYIWKISDPKQAPMMLQGHSQEVTSVAWCPTDFTKIASCSDDNTVRIWRLNRRPDGENSSNRDPNLVGWTLRKIQSPPRAPSPYSPVEVTPAKGPGSERVVSLASPQPAACAPTGADLPLPSNTSAPSAKVSSPKMPSSIQQWISRGVSPLRKVLTPVLQGPSSECRAKRRLETGDGSGLGEESDGVSELYPDVKRSRISESTQNEKADLFSLQTEERLSSAGQAGTGKENSSPRTDWLSVISQRFKGSAQPKSPNGSSKRHDARTHSSPAAVSPCPIRVVSPPPTKKASPSRPIKKISCYFVKRSQD; translated from the exons ATGACTCTTTTCCACCATGTTATTGATCGAGGCGTTATTAAAAAAAGATGTAATG GTCAGCGTGGGCTCTATCCGCTGTCCTCTCTGCTGGACGGGTACCAGTGCGCGCGACGGGACGAACACATCTCATACGGAGCCTCGGCTACTGCTGTGCCGCCGTTTGGATGCACATTTTCCTCCG CTCCTGCTCAACAGAACAGCCTCGCTGCTGCAAACGAGGAAGGGTTTGTGACCATCTTCAGTACTGGAGAAAAACAGAGCTCTGTGCTGAAAG AGTGGCAAGCACACGATAATGCGGTGTTTGATATTGCCTGGGTTCCTGGTGCAAACCGCTTG GTAACTGCATCTGGTGACCAAACGGCCCGTCTGTGGGATGTTATTACTGGTGACCTGTTAGGAACATTTAAAGGACATCAGTGCAGTCTCAAATCAGTGGCTTTTTCCAAGCAAGAGAAag CTGTTTTTAGCACTGGAGGCAGAGATGGGAACATAATGATTTGGGACACAAGATGCAGTAAAAAAG ATGGTTTCTACAGGCAGGTAAAACAGATCAGTGGTGCCCACATGAAACCTGAGAAATACACGCCCCAAACGAAGAAACGGCGTGGGATGGCGCCTCCTGTG GACTCCCAGCAGGGTGTGACGGTGGTTTTGTTCTGCGATGAGAACAAACTCATCTCCTCAGGAGCAGTAGATGG GATCATTAAAATGTGGGATTTGCGGAAGAGCTACACTGCATACTACCAGAACCCGCTCCCTCTGCAGGCCTATCCTTACCCGGGCTCCTGCACACGCAAACTAG GTTACTCTGGTCTGTCACTGGACTCCACTGGCTCCAGACTGTTCTCCAACTGTACAGATGACAATATCTACATGTTCGACATCAGTGGTTTGAAAACAACTCCAG TTGCTGTGTTCAGCGGTCACAGTAACTCCTCGTTTTATGTGAAGTCCAGTGTCAGTCCAGATGACCAGTTCCTGGCCAGTGGTTCAAGTGACCATCATGCTTATATATGGAAG atTTCAGACCCGAAACAAGCTCCCATGATGCTTCAAGGCCATAGTCAGGAAGTCACATCAGTGGCCTGGTGCCCCACTGATTTCACCaag ATTGCGTCCTGCTCTGATGACAACACTGTTAGGATCTGGCGCTTGAATCGCAGACCAGACGGAGAAAACTCATCGAACCGAGATCCAAACCTCGTAGGCTGGACACTTCGTAAAATCCAGTCACCACCCAGAGCACCTA GCCCTTACAGCCCTGTTGAAGTCACTCCAGCCAAAGGTCCTGGATCCGAGAGGGTCGTCTCTCTGGCTTCACCCCAGCCTGCTGCTTGTGCCCCCACGGGTGCTGATTTACCCCTGCCATCAAACACATCTGCACCTTCGGCCAAGGTCAGCAGCCCCAAAATGCCCTCGTCCATCCAGCAGTGGATCAGCCGTGGTGTATCTCCCCTTCGTAAGGTGCTCACACCTGTCCTCCAGGGCCCTTCCTCTGAATGCCGCGCAAAGCGGCGACTGGAAACAGGTGATGGGTCTGGTTTGGGAGAGGAGAGTGACGGGGTGTCTGAACTGTATCCTGATGTAAAGAGGAGCAGGATTTCAGAAAGCACACAGAACGAGAAAGCTGATCTATTCAGTTTGCAAACAGAGGAGAGGCTCAGCTCGGCTGGACAAGCTGGCACTGGCAAAGAGAACAGCTCTCCGAGGACTGATTGGCTTTCTGTGATCAGCCAGAGATTTAAAGGATCAGCTCAACCAAAAAGCCCCAACGGCAGCAGCAAACGACACGATGCAAGAACACACAGCTCTCCA gcaGCAGTATCACCATGTCCAATAAGAGTCGTCTCTCCACCACCAACCAAGAAAGCATCACCATCCAGACCCATTAAAAAAATCTCTTGCTATTTTGTGAAAAGAAGCCAAGACTGA